A genomic region of Dunckerocampus dactyliophorus isolate RoL2022-P2 chromosome 8, RoL_Ddac_1.1, whole genome shotgun sequence contains the following coding sequences:
- the tgm5l gene encoding transglutaminase 5, like has product MQQVNLEISENLERHRTDGFSGSKALVVRRGELFRVSLPLKDRPFDPRTDALRITIMLGRLYVSIPVTFSVKFSLSRWAAFMDSESLNPNNPSVFISAPSSASVGCYRFKLCVFTQDKVKVCAVGKFILLCNPWCRGDTVYIPFEDQREEYIQNDSCLLFMGTSMNLVSRPWSLDQFEPNVLEACLNLLNVSPQHKLNRRTDYLNRSNPVYISRVVSAMINCEDDRGMLKGNWSSDFSDGVHPSMWSGSGDILRGWAQSGYHPVKYGQCWVYAAVMCTVMRVLGIPCRIVTNFNSAHDTNGNLVIEEFYSETGQKLKSTKDSIWNFHVWVECWMTRPDLGGDMDGWQVLDPTPQERSRGVFCCGPAPTKAIKERRVDLFYDIPFVYAEVNADVHTFVVSQGRVVSRSVDTDRVGPLICTKVVGLPRLQNITGDYKPIQSLTSTLSSNRSSTSESSTLRRGTKRMAAFLTLDKTPVAGASILFTLKVINRQSVAKMMKVHLNAQTKEYNHSPSETFWEAHHMIQLAPLEVKVLKQQILPPQYEDLVGDDLVNLAAVLEDVVTHERVLAFEEFNIASPQLVIEIEDEENVVLNKEQAASVSFTNPFSHPISGLLSVSGGGLVKGHANFRMFPLRPGGIGEQRINFLPSKTGTKMLQASLMLSNKTTVRGFKMVTVRRI; this is encoded by the exons ATGCAACAAGTCAACTTGGAAATTTCCGAGAATCTGGAGCGACACCGAACGGATGGCTTCAGCGGCTCCAAAGCTCTGGTGGTCCGAAGAGGAGAGCTGTTCAGAGTCAGCCTGCCGCTGAAGGATCGACCTTTTGACCCCCGCACGGACGCTCTCAGAATCACAATCATGCTAG GCCGCCTGTACGTGAGCATACCTGTCACTTTTTCTGTCAAGTTTTCTTTGTCCCGGTGGGCAGCCTTTATGGACTCTGAGAGCCTGAACCCAAACAACCCCTCAGTATTCATCTCGGCCCCCTCCTCGGCCTCGGTGGGCTGCTACAGATTTAAGCTGTGCGTGTTCACTCAAGACAAGGTGAAGGTTTGCGCTGTCGGCAAATTCATCCTGCTTTGCAACCCGTGGTGTCGTG GTGATACAGTCTATATTCCCTTTGAGGACCAGAGAGAGGAATACATCCAGAATGACTCCTGTTTGCTGTTCATGGGAACGTCTATGAACCTTGTGTCCAGACCGTGGTCCTTAGACCAG TTCGAGCCCAACGTTCTGGAGGCGTGTCTCAACCTGCTGAATGTCAGCCCTCAGCACAAACTCAATAGAAGGACAGACTACCTGAACCGGAGCAACCCAGTCTACATCAGCCGAGTGGTGTCTGCCATG ATCAACTGCGAGGACGACCGTGGAATGCTGAAAGGCAACTGGTCGAGCGACTTCAGCGAcggagtccatccatccatgtggTCCGGGAGCGGCGACATCTTGAGGGGTTGGGCTCAGTCTGGTTACCACCCTGTCAAGTATGGCCAGTGCTGGGTGTACGCTGCCGTTATGTGCACGG tcaTGCGAGTCCTTGGCATTCCTTGTCGTATCGTCACCAACTTCAACTCGGCTCACGACACCAATGGCAACCTGGTCATTGAGGAGTTCTACAGTGAAACAGGCCAGAAGCTGAAGAGCACTAAAGACTCCATTTG GAACTTTCACGTCTGGGTGGAGTGTTGGATGACCCGGCCAGATTTGGGAGGTGACATGGACGGCTGGCAGGTTCTAGATCCCACTCCCCAGGAGAGAAGCCGAG GGGTGTTTTGTTGCGGTCCCGCTCCCACCAAAGCCATCAAAGAGCGACGCGTTGACCTCTTCTATGACATCCCCTTTGTGTATGCTGAGGTGAACGCTGATGTCCACACTTTCGTGGTGAGCCAGGGTCGGGTGGTGAGCCGCAGCGTGGACACGGACAGGGTGGGACCGCTCATCTGCACTAAAGTGGTGGGCCTCCCCAGACTGCAGAACATCACCGGGGACTATAAACCCATACAAA GCCTGACGTCAACATTGTCATCAAACAGGTCCTCCACGTCAGAGAGCTCGACGCTAAGGAGAGGCACAA AGAGGATGGCTGCCTTTTTGACGCTCGATAAAACCCCTGTGGCTGGGGCATCCATCCTCTTCACTTTGAAGGTCATCAACAGGCAGAGCGTGGCTAAAATGATGAAGGTCCACCTCAACGCTCAAACCAAAGAGTACAACCACAGCCCCTCGGAGACCTTCTGGGAGGCCCACCACATGATCCAGCTGGCACCCTTGGAAG tcaaggtcctgaagcagcagatCCTCCCACCCCAGTATGAGGACCTGGTGGGGGACGACCTAGTCAACCTGGCAGCGGTTTTGGAGGACGTGGTCACTCATGAGCGAGTGCTGGCCTTTGAGGAGTTCAACATCGCCAGTCCACAGCTTGTCATTGAG ATTGAAGACGAAGAGAACGTGGTATTGAACAAAGAGCAGGCAGCCAGCGTGAGCTTCACCAACCCCTTTTCTCATCCCATAAGCGGCCTGCTGAGCGTGTCTGGTGGCGGCCTTGTCAAAGGTCATGCTAACTTCAG GATGTTTCCGCTGCGTCCAGGAGGAATAGGAGAGCAACGCATCAACTTCCTCCCCAGCAAGACGGGAACAAAGatgcttcaggcttccctcatGCTCTCTAATAAGACCACCGTGAGGGGATTCAAGATGGTGACCGTCCGCCGTATTTAG
- the pxmp4 gene encoding peroxisomal membrane protein 4 encodes MAVSELLKTFLYTVNNLLQQEKYKAALAILKGFRNGAVYGAKIRAPHAFVMTFLFRSGSLADKLKAILKATYTHSRNLAYFVFTYKGLQALQEKIQGKSLQSHAFLAACVGGWLVFGDNNNINSQINMYLLSRILFALSRLAVEKGVVPRPKHDPFPLFATLVWGVVLWLFEYHPHTLQPSLQSSMNYLYHDSNVWHDISDFLIYNKPRTSAGK; translated from the exons ATGGCGGTTTCAGAGCTGTTAAAAACTTTTCTTTATACCGTCAACAACCTGCTACAACAAGAGAAATACAAAGCGGCCTTGGCAATTCTCAAAGGCTTCCGAAATGGCGCCGT TTACGGAGCCAAAATCAGAGCACCACATGCTTTTGTGATGACTTTTCTATTCCGGAGTGGAAG TTTGGCGGATAAACTCAAAGCCATTTTGAAGGCGACGTACACACACTCCCGCAACCTGGCGTACTTTGTGTTCACATACAAAGGGCTGCAGGCCTTGCAGGAGAAGATCCAGGGGAAGAGTTTGCAATCGCACGCCTTTCTGGCCGCCTGTGTCGGAGGATGGTTGGTGTTTGGTGATAACAACAATATCAACAGTCAG ATCAACATGTACTTGCTGTCCAGGATTCTGTTCGCCTTGTCCCGGCTGGCCGTGGAGAAAGGAGTGGTACCCCGTCCAAAACATGACCCCTTCCCGCTGTTTGCCACACTGGTGTGGGGCGTGGTCTTATGGCTCTTTGAGTATCACCCGCATACACTCCAACCCTCGCTGCAGTCATCCATGAACTACCTCTACCATGACAGCAACGTGTGGCACGACATCTCTGACTTCCTCATTTATAACAAGCCTAGGACTTCTGCTGGCAAATGA